A DNA window from Chlamydia felis Fe/C-56 contains the following coding sequences:
- the sctJ gene encoding type III secretion system inner membrane ring lipoprotein SctJ: protein MYRRSISWCLFFVMTLFCCTSCDSRSLIVHGLPGREANEIVVLLVSKGVAAQKQPQAAASTGGGSTEQLWDIAVPAAQITEALAILNQAGLPRMKGTSLLDLFAKQGLVPSEMQEKIRYQEGLSEQMASTIRKMDGIVDASVQISFTTEAEENLPLTASVYIKHRGVLDNPNSIMVSKIKRLVASAVPGLSTENVSVISDRASYSDITINGPWGLSDEIDYVSVWGIILAKSSLGKFRLIFYFLILTLFVISCGLLWVIWKTHTLILSLGGAKGFFDPSPYSKTALEAKKPEEGAGEKKEGQAQPKQEETEGPKDNAPEAPEGNEENEDV from the coding sequence ATGTATCGTCGTTCTATTTCTTGGTGCTTATTCTTTGTAATGACCTTATTCTGCTGCACAAGCTGTGACAGTAGATCGCTAATCGTTCATGGGCTTCCAGGAAGAGAAGCTAATGAGATTGTGGTTCTTCTTGTTAGTAAGGGTGTCGCAGCGCAAAAGCAACCCCAAGCGGCAGCTTCTACAGGCGGAGGCTCTACCGAGCAACTCTGGGACATTGCTGTTCCCGCCGCGCAAATTACCGAAGCTTTAGCAATTTTAAATCAGGCTGGTCTTCCTCGCATGAAGGGAACAAGCCTCTTAGATCTATTCGCTAAGCAAGGTCTGGTTCCTTCAGAAATGCAAGAAAAGATCCGCTATCAAGAAGGTCTTTCTGAGCAGATGGCCTCTACCATTAGAAAAATGGATGGAATCGTAGACGCTAGCGTACAGATTTCTTTCACAACAGAAGCAGAAGAAAACCTTCCTTTAACAGCCTCCGTCTATATTAAACATCGTGGAGTTTTAGATAACCCTAACAGCATTATGGTTTCTAAAATTAAACGGTTAGTTGCTAGCGCTGTTCCAGGCCTTTCTACAGAGAACGTTTCTGTTATTAGTGACCGCGCCTCTTATAGTGACATTACTATTAATGGTCCTTGGGGATTATCGGATGAAATCGACTACGTCTCCGTATGGGGAATTATCTTAGCGAAATCTTCATTGGGTAAATTCCGTTTAATCTTTTACTTCTTAATACTTACCCTATTCGTTATCTCTTGCGGACTACTTTGGGTAATTTGGAAAACACATACATTGATTCTTTCCTTAGGTGGAGCTAAAGGTTTCTTCGATCCTTCTCCCTATTCTAAAACTGCCTTAGAAGCTAAGAAACCTGAAGAAGGTGCTGGAGAGAAAAAAGAAGGACAAGCTCAACCTAAGCAAGAGGAAACAGAAGGTCCTAAAGACAATGCACCAGAGGCACCGGAAGGAAACGAAGAGAATGAGGATGTCTAG
- the lipA gene encoding lipoyl synthase produces the protein MNEAPAEKQKPQQGKRFSERLPQWLRQVLPRGSVFTHTDATLKRTGLATVCEEALCPNRTHCWSRKTATYLALGDTCSRRCGFCNIDFSKNPLPPDPEEPQKIAESAKALQLKHIVLTMVARDDLEDGGASYLARIIHTLHQELPESTIEVLASDFQGNVDALHVLLDSGLTIYNHNVETVERLTPVVRHKATYRRSLFMLEQAAVYLPNLKIKSGIMVGLGEQESEVKQTLKDLADHGVRIVTIGQYLRPSRLHIPVKNYVTPETFDYYRSVGESLGLFVYAGPFVRSSFNADMVLHNLQDKQSEIAKVPR, from the coding sequence ATGAATGAAGCCCCCGCCGAAAAACAAAAACCACAACAAGGCAAACGTTTCTCTGAGCGTCTTCCCCAATGGTTGAGGCAGGTTTTACCAAGAGGCTCAGTCTTTACTCATACGGATGCAACTTTAAAACGTACAGGCTTAGCGACGGTATGCGAAGAAGCTCTCTGCCCTAACCGCACACACTGCTGGTCAAGAAAAACAGCAACATATCTAGCGTTAGGAGATACGTGCTCACGACGTTGTGGTTTCTGTAATATTGACTTTTCCAAAAACCCTCTACCTCCCGATCCTGAAGAGCCTCAAAAAATTGCAGAATCTGCAAAAGCTCTTCAGCTTAAGCACATTGTTTTAACTATGGTAGCTCGGGATGATTTAGAAGATGGCGGGGCGAGTTATTTAGCACGTATTATTCACACCTTACATCAAGAACTCCCTGAATCTACTATAGAAGTGCTAGCTTCAGACTTTCAAGGGAACGTCGATGCTTTGCATGTTCTTTTGGATTCAGGATTAACTATCTATAATCATAACGTAGAAACTGTTGAACGGCTTACTCCCGTAGTGCGCCATAAGGCGACATATCGTAGATCGTTATTTATGTTAGAGCAGGCAGCTGTATATCTCCCCAATCTTAAAATCAAATCTGGGATCATGGTCGGACTCGGAGAGCAAGAAAGCGAGGTAAAACAAACATTAAAAGATCTTGCAGACCACGGAGTACGCATTGTCACAATAGGACAATACCTACGCCCCTCAAGATTACATATTCCTGTAAAAAACTATGTCACTCCTGAGACTTTTGATTACTATCGTTCCGTTGGAGAATCTTTAGGTCTTTTTGTTTATGCAGGACCTTTTGTTCGCTCTAGCTTCAATGCTGATATGGTTCTTCACAATCTACAAGACAAACAATCTGAGATAGCAAAAGTACCGCGTTAG